The Daucus carota subsp. sativus chromosome 9, DH1 v3.0, whole genome shotgun sequence genome window below encodes:
- the LOC108201568 gene encoding transcription factor JAMYB, with amino-acid sequence MSKKASYMDAKRERNSKEVAEMITNSCDDQEEETMIEDLRRGTWTAEEDMALMNYISHHGEGRWNSLAHSAGLKRTGKSCRLRWLNYLRPDVRRGNITLEEQLVILELHSRWGNRWSKIAQHLPGRTDNEIKNYWRTRVQKHAKQIKCDVNSKQFRDTVRYLWMPRLVERIQAASGDSTGFAKATEATSYNNSNDNINNLSVPSQVIVMPETDKMMCDNLESMVQSETNNPSSFTPENFSTIASLETDSYTNLSLDLINPIQNSYVSDELGFTDTLMSPVGYYNQGLGYQFIEQKTSNPWMDSGEILDNFWSTAADIWILN; translated from the exons atGAGCAAGAAAGCATCATATATGGATGCTAAAAGGGAAAGAAATTCAAAGGAAGTAGCTGAGATGATAACGAATAGTTGTGATGATCAAGAAGAAGAAACGATGATCGAAGATCTTCGAAGAGGCACGTGGACTGCTGAAGAAGATATGGCTCTCATGAATTACATCTCTCACCATGGTGAAGGCCGTTGGAATTCTCTAGCTCATTCAGCAG GACTGAAAAGAACCGGAAAGAGCTGCAGATTAAGGTGGCTGAATTATTTACGTCCAGATGTTCGACGTGGAAACATCACACTCGAAGAACAACTCGTGATCCTTGAACTTCATTCTCGTTGGGGTAACCG ATGGTCAAAAATTGCTCAACACTTGCCAGGAAGGACGGATAACGAGATCAAGAATTATTGGAGGACAAGAGTTCAAAAACATGCCAAACAGATCAAATGTGACGTGAATAGCAAGCAATTTAGAGACACTGTGCGCTACCTTTGGATGCCTAGATTAGTTGAAAGAATTCAAGCTGCTAGTGGCGATAGTACTGGCTTTGCCAAGGCAACAGAAGCCACTAGCTACAATAATAGCAACGACAATATTAATAACTTAAGTGTTCCGAGCCAAGTAATCGTAATGCCAGAGACAGACAAGATGATGTGTGACAATTTGGAGAGCATGGTCCAGTCCGAAACTAATAATCCTAGTAGCTTCACACCGGAAAATTTCAGCACCATTGCCTCATTGGAGACTGATTCCTACACTAATCTTTCTCTTGATCTAATTAATCCTATTCAGAATTCTTATGTTTCCGATGAGCTCGGGTTCACAGATACCCTAATGAGCCCCGTGGGTTACTATAACCAAGGTTTAGGATATCAGTTTATAGAGCAAAAGACCAGTAACCCTTGGATGGACAGTGGGGAAATATTGGATAACTTCTGGAGTACTGCTGCTGATATCTGGATACTAAATTaa